The Limnochorda sp. LNt genome includes a region encoding these proteins:
- a CDS encoding DUF554 domain-containing protein, with protein sequence MVGTLVNAAAVVAGSTLGMVLRRRADPAATDTVMQGLGLVTLFIGGQMAYEAIVTRQPAAPLLPVLVGMALGAYLGERWAIERQLGRLGERARELVERRFGRQDGEFARAFVASSLLFVVGPMTVVGSLADGMSGDARILLTKSVMDGIASVAFASALGPGVFLSAGTVLVYQGALTLAGAAMGRALDPLTMGTVDAAGGLLILAIGLNMVGATRLPTGNLLPALAAAPLLAWLWRGLGLP encoded by the coding sequence ATGGTCGGGACCCTGGTCAACGCCGCCGCCGTCGTCGCCGGGAGCACGCTGGGCATGGTGCTGCGCCGGCGCGCCGATCCTGCCGCGACCGACACCGTCATGCAGGGACTCGGGCTCGTCACCCTCTTCATCGGCGGGCAGATGGCCTACGAGGCCATCGTCACCCGGCAGCCCGCCGCACCGCTGCTGCCGGTGCTGGTGGGCATGGCGTTGGGGGCCTACCTGGGTGAGCGGTGGGCCATCGAGCGGCAGCTGGGCCGGCTCGGCGAGCGGGCCCGGGAGCTGGTGGAGCGGCGCTTCGGCCGGCAGGACGGCGAGTTCGCGCGGGCCTTCGTCGCCTCCAGCCTGCTCTTCGTGGTGGGGCCCATGACGGTGGTGGGCAGTCTGGCCGACGGCATGTCGGGCGACGCCCGCATCCTGCTGACCAAGTCGGTGATGGACGGCATCGCCTCGGTCGCCTTCGCCTCGGCGCTGGGACCGGGCGTCTTCCTGTCGGCCGGCACGGTGCTGGTCTACCAGGGGGCGCTCACCCTGGCCGGGGCCGCGATGGGCCGGGCGTTGGATCCCCTGACGATGGGCACCGTCGACGCAGCCGGGGGGCTGCTGATCCTGGCCATCGGGCTCAACATGGTGGGCGCCACCCGCCTGCCCACCGGCAACCTGCTGCCGGCCCTGGCGGCCGCTCCCCTGCTCGCGTGGCTCTGGCGCGGCCTGGGCCTGCCCTGA
- a CDS encoding NAD-dependent epimerase/dehydratase family protein, whose product MRHVAVTGGTGFVGRAVVAALLGRGLQVAVLRRPGRDRRRPREANRTLAEVARSGGRVVEGDLLETGALSELVAGADAVVHLVGIIRERPRQGVTFARVVVEGTRRLVTAARSAGIRRFVLMSALGADPDDPWPYPRTKGLAEAIAREAGFADLVILRPSIIYGPGDGFVGMLARLMRRLPLFPVFGDGAFPLQPVPVWVVAEAVAQAVAEPLPAGGGPGSVRLYEVGGADVLTYRELLAAVAERIGVRPLFVRVPLGWVRAAVRAGQALPGFPVTLQQLELLTRGSTGDARPFYTAFAVPPVPFREGIRAYEI is encoded by the coding sequence GTGCGACACGTGGCGGTCACCGGGGGCACCGGCTTCGTGGGCCGCGCCGTCGTTGCCGCCCTGCTGGGCCGCGGGCTCCAGGTGGCCGTCCTGCGCCGGCCCGGGCGGGACCGGCGGCGTCCCCGCGAGGCCAACCGCACGCTGGCCGAAGTGGCCCGCTCCGGCGGGCGGGTCGTGGAGGGAGATCTCCTGGAGACCGGCGCCCTCTCGGAGCTGGTGGCCGGGGCCGATGCCGTCGTGCATCTGGTCGGCATCATCCGCGAGCGTCCGCGCCAGGGCGTCACCTTCGCACGCGTCGTGGTCGAGGGCACTCGCCGGCTGGTGACCGCGGCGCGCTCGGCCGGCATCCGGCGCTTCGTGCTGATGAGCGCCCTGGGGGCCGACCCGGACGACCCGTGGCCCTATCCCCGCACCAAGGGTCTGGCCGAGGCCATCGCCCGGGAGGCGGGCTTCGCCGATCTCGTCATCCTGCGCCCCTCCATCATCTACGGCCCCGGTGACGGCTTCGTCGGGATGCTGGCCCGCCTGATGCGCCGCCTGCCGCTCTTTCCCGTCTTCGGCGACGGCGCCTTCCCGCTGCAGCCGGTGCCGGTCTGGGTCGTCGCGGAGGCCGTCGCCCAGGCGGTGGCGGAGCCGCTGCCGGCCGGCGGCGGGCCGGGGTCCGTGCGCCTCTACGAGGTCGGCGGTGCGGACGTGCTCACCTACCGGGAGCTGCTGGCGGCCGTGGCCGAGCGGATCGGCGTCCGGCCGCTCTTCGTGCGGGTGCCGCTGGGGTGGGTCAGGGCGGCGGTGCGGGCCGGCCAGGCGCTGCCGGGATTCCCCGTCACGCTGCAGCAGCTGGAGCTGCTCACCCGGGGCAGCACGGGCGACGCTCGCCCCTTTTACACCGCCTTCGCGGTGCCGCCGGTGCCCTTCCGGGAAGGCATTCGGGCCTACGAGATCTAA